Within Dreissena polymorpha isolate Duluth1 chromosome 13, UMN_Dpol_1.0, whole genome shotgun sequence, the genomic segment AATTCTTAATATTAACGCCTGGGCAGAAAATACAGGACTACAATTATGATTGGTTAATGACTCTTTAAAGGGAGGGTATTTCCATTTGAGGTAATCTAGAGCTGGGAAAGGCCTATACATTAGCAATATTTACGTGTTATGTAAACTTGTTCGAGATTTGGAATATTCTACTTTATTTATCAAGGCGGAGTCAACGTACAACAACCTTGTGGAAACCAATGAGCACATTGAGTGGAAGTACTTCCGATATTTCAAGATGCATTTGTTCTCTAATAAAAAGGTTTGTTATTTAAGTTTGCAGTATCTTGTCCATTAACATGCGTTCACTCACATGAACAGACACATTTAGGTTTTGAACGCATatcttttttttagatttttaattCGTTCGTTTATTCGCACGTTCGATTGATTATCCATGCATGAGACGGTAATAACAGCAtggcaaacataattataatacttaTTTGCACGTATCTATTTAATTTACCGTAATTTAAAATTACTTGTCTTTCAAAAAAGTCCAATAATTACGAATGTCTTGCTTGATTACAAAGTCTTTCCGAGACAAAATGCGTAATTGTATGTTTTTTCTTGATCACATATTTTGTAACGTTAATTTTTCTATCTCAGTTTATTAAGACCACTTATTTGACTTGTTTGAAACGAAAATAGCAACATGTGTTTCAAACATCATTATGAAACTCTCTTTTTTTTCTAATCTTTGgcgttaaaaaaaatctataaaatctTATCTTGGATAAACATATTTTCCCAAAACGGTTTACTGCATAAGTTCAGTACACGTACATTATGTAATTTACAGTACCCACTTGAATAATAACAGGCGTTTTGTAGAACTGCAACAGTACattcaaaaacaaatgttttgtttcttgTAGGTCATTCAAAAAGACATTCATGATTCTCATGGAAAGCCGATGCCTGCCATCAAGTTGTTTGCCTCAGTGATTTCCTTTTTCAAGGTTCACCTTTTGACACGTTTGCAGCAAAGAGACATAGGCTTTAAAGATACCGACATTGACTGGGTGCTCACGGTTCCAACAATATGGAACGATGCTGCCAGGCGCTTTATGCTTATGGCTGCAAAAGAAGTAATGACACAAATTATGTtcgtatgtttgtttgttttattgctgttcttttgggggggggggggtatgttgGTCCCATCGTTTGTGACTAAGACGTCTATTGTTGCCGCCCAACTGTGGTTATTCGGTGTTTTCAGCTAGCTTGGTTAGGTTTGTATTGTCTTAAAAGGAATGACCCAATACTAATAAGGTAATAATTATAAGCAAATATTAGATAAAAACGTATAATCCATATGCACATCCAGGTCTGcataaattttttaaatataaatttaaactcTAAGAGACTGTAagtgtttaaaatgtattaatgttATCACATTTTAATTGTTCGATTAAAAATTTTCAACGACAAAAACAGACTAATGCACACGGCCTTAAATTATTGTCTTTATTTGCGAAACAATTATAATTTAAGGCTGGTATTCCGGAAAACCGAATTTCTTTTGCCTATGAAACCGAAGCAGCGGCCATTTATTGCAAGGAGTCATTCACAACCACTGCTCGTCAGCAAGACCGGGAGGCTGGACGTTTTCCCTTCCGCACTGGCGACAAGTTTATGGTGATTGATTTGGGAGGTGTGACATTCATCGCGTTTGATTGTTTTTTAAATCGTTGACATAGTAtctatatttgatataaaataaagAGCAATTAAGTAGGCTCATTCATTTTGACTCATTTCAATAACGTACTCAGTATTTGACAAAATAGTCCAGAGCTAACATTCAGCTAATGCACACACGAATATTATTAACTCATCAAACTACTTAGTCCTATATTCGGAACTACTTTTAATATATCCTGTTATTTCTAGGTGGAACTGTGGACATGACCACACATGAAGTCACTGATGATGAGACACTTGACTCCCTTGATACGCCATCGGGCGGACCATGGGGAGGGACGCTTGTTGATAAGCATTTTCACTCACTCATGGCTAACATTTTTGATAATGATGTGTACACACGATTTTCAAATAGCTTCACATGCGATAAACTTGACTTTGATAGAACTCTCGAATTTCAAAAGCGTTTATTTAAGCCTACTGAAAAGTTTGTGCTGAAACTTCCAGACAAAATATTAGATTGTTACAAAGACATTAAGAACATACCATTTGAGGAAGCACTTCAAGCAGGTCGATATCAAGGGAACGTTTGCATGAAAAAGGGTTCATTAATTGTAAACGGTTATCTAATAGAAGGAATATTCAACGAATCAAAAGATCGAATCTTAGAGCATGTTGACATGCTACTACATAAACCTGAAAACAATGGAGTGAACAAGCTTTTACTTGTTGGGGGTTTTGCCGAGTCAGTTATCATGCAAGAAGCATTACTGAGTAAATTTACCTCTGATTATGAAGTGATGATTACACAACAACCTGATTTAGCTGTTGTCAGGGGTAATTGCAATTccttattgtttatatttattttacatttattaatgagGGTTTTGATTCAGACAATTAGTTTTGTAACTTTGAACACATTTTTATCTTCTCAATTTAGTGTGGTGATGCAAATCTCAAAAGTTTAAAATCATCAaccatttcaaatttaaatgttttgtttagtgATAAACCTACTCTTTACTTGTACTTTCTTGCCTTACTTGTTATTGTATAATCATCCCAACACCATTGCATGTGTCCCATACAGGGGCGGTCATTTACGGACATATGCTACAGTACGTCTGTCCGAGAACGTCTTCATATTCTTAcggtaaaacatatttataacatatatatatattgacacatatcaccagttacggggtctctgatttagaaataggatatggggttcccactttataaataaatgtatcccCATAccctttttatccgatataaacacgaatatAGGggtacattatatacatgtattactatatatatcaacgtcatttatttaacgtcttacacaaggaaatatatagcgaaattaATTGCggggtatatacaatttcaatgtgAGACCTGATTGTGATTTTGGacttaagaccttattgtgaaatttgattgcattaccaCCCCTACCCCCCTACATATTAATGTAATgtgcctagaacgcggggttgtatacagaaCCCGTTTTTTATGTTGACCCCGTAAGCATAGAATGAAAACTACCAAGACCGTGTAACTGGCACTATttctttgtatatatatatattttatcaaagaaaatgcCTAAAAACAGACTTAATATTACACAAAGATCTTTATCTAAGAATGCATATGCTATTTGCTTTGTATATACAGTCACTAACTTACCTTTAATacatcaaatacaaatatatatgtgaTTTCATAAACGGCTTTTGAAACTATCGTGCAGCATCTTTCGTCACTTAGTCAATTATATGAATTAAGTATTAAATAAAACTGATTAGGACATGCTTGTCAAAGACAGATTTCTTTTAAAAAAGCGTGactactgttttaaataattataaaattcgTTTAGGAATTAGCACATCCGGTAGGTATGATGAAGACAGTCCACCTATCCACAAATGTTCGAGTTTACAAGAAGACAAGTGTGAAGATGTATTCAAAGTACTGGTTAGGAAAGGCGAAAATCTTGTGTGTGGACAATGGTCGCCTGAATATAGGTTTAGAGCGCCGAATTGCGGTGAGAATCAGGTTACCATGGAAATATACAGATCAGATCGAGACCCGCCTCCGTTGTATGTCTCCGAATGTGAGTGTCTATATGAACTTGTGCTGCAGTTGAATAATGTAGATACAACATTCAAAGCCGAGATCGGTGTCCAAATGTCCTTTTCAGGAAGGAATGTGCTGGTGGAGGCAAAAGAACTTGGTAATCAAAACAACATGATGACTGCTAACAttgattggttgaaataatttgtaTTGGCCTTTTTAAACATCTTGAAAAAGGTTTCTCGTGTGCAATATTGGTTCTtgcaaataatagatttttcagATGTTGATGTTTTTTCGTAAGTGATAAATGTTTATGATTAAGAGAAATGTTCATTCCTTTATCATTACTTGCCATTTCAGCAATATTTCATTCGTTAGTATGTTGTAACGAACACAATAtgcataatatgcatataaatctgATTAAAACAGGTCTACTGGCATGCAATTCAAACCCTGTTTCTAACTTGCCAATTTTGGCAAAATGTCAGGGATATGTTCTTTATTGAATATCGTCAAGGTTACTTGCAGAATGTGTTTTCCGAGTTTTGCTTTTGTGTAATTTATTTATAACCGAATATTCGTTTTTAAGAACCAACACGAATTGCCCAAggttttggaaaaaatatattattttaattcctAGGTACCAAACGATGTTCTTCTTAACTGTGActgttaaaatgttgttgttgttgttaaatttgTGTAGAATGTTTTAGCGATCGGTATGTAGTAAATTATAGTTTCGAGTGAATTATACGATCGGCggatgaaataataatattattcacGAACTGTTATTAAAAGTTGTACTTGTCGAAAGTAAGGATCGGCGCTCCAGTAAAGCACGAAAGAAAAATAATGGCTTGATGGTTCATTTAGCAAACAATAAATTCCGGAAACTCCATTAAGAGAGCACTTATTGTTCTTATCCACTACTTGTAAAACAGAACACAAACTAGGCAAAATGATCCAAACTGGGATGACCGTCTTGGAACGCTCAATTGCAAAGCATTTTGTGATTCAACCGgtttggcgggggggggggggctagcaaaatattataattaccgCAGAATAAACCACAAATAGTCTTAAACTATCTAAGTTAAGGGTACTGAGTACTACACGATTTTAGAGTGGTGTAAGAACAGAACATATATTGAAACCCGGACATAAGGCTCAtcctaaaatatatgtatttaactaTTACATAAGTTATGTATCAACAGGAAATAGTCAAGCAAACTATGCATACGAtaaatctttaaatatttttcatattgatATAGAAAAAAGCTCTTCTTCTTACAGCCTATGAAGACATTAAAGAAATcaaatatcatataaaatatgttttttatatttaaacatgagCATGAGCAACTTTACTCATCATTGATTgcatatacatgtttaatataaTGACACTTAAGAAACATTAATTATTGGTAACAAAAAAGTTAACACAATAGACTATTGCCTATAGAGCGGGCGATGCTTGCCGAATGCAAAGACGCCTAAATACGAATATTTAGCCATTAAGAAATCGAAATGTAGTCCAGATGGTTCTTTTCAAATTGACTTAGGTTCCCGTTTTCTgggacaagaaccagtacttCATGTCTATGATacaaatctaaagaacgctcccacggtggggatcgaacccgtgacctcccgatctctaggcggacaccatatccatagtGTACAGTAAGGACCTGGGGGTTTGTGTTTAAATGTGCGCGTACTGCCAATTATACACATACTGAGGTGCAAGTAGAAATTACGAATcacaaaaacaataaatgttttatttctcGATCGTGATGTGTGGTCACTGGAATTTGTCATACtgaataatttaaatttacacagcTATTCGATGGAAAGGTTTGTCtttgtattttttaaactttataataAAAGATCAAATAAATTACTACAATCTTAACTTAGACTGACGTCTAACACTCCATTTGTAAATGCCTACTTACAGTTAACAATTATTACTGGGGCAAATGGTTTATTGcgttttcatattatatattttatctatcACGCAATCTTTATGACGTCGATGAAAGAattattaaatacacatttaGTTTAAGTCAGTAAAGCATATTCTTTAACTTGACACAACTTAAGAACAAGTGTATGATAGCATAGAAATGCCTTTCTATAACCAAAGAACGttcgaaaaaaaacattaagtacGTTTTACGAATATATTTGTATAGATATtttatgtatgaaacaatattttattaacttgCATAATAAGGCAAAAAATGTCATACGTCACCATTATTGGGACTGCTAAGTTAACATTTATCCGACATGTTAGACTTTGCACGTGTATATTATTGATGCGCATTAAGATGTACTCAAAGTATTACGTAAAACCGAGAAAACGCGTTTCTTTGTTTTGctgtcgttttttttttaattatctgtgAATGTAAATCAAAATAtctaaataaatgtgttaacGTATTTGTGCACGAGATCTCCTGCTACATCCTACTATTAATACAACGCCGACTAAGACACGTTTAAAACGCTTTTCACGTTTTGAGTTTTAAGATAGGCATAACTTATATACGAGTATAATAttgatattgaaaaaaatatggaaaatcGCTGAACTACAAGTTCAATAATCGCCTGGTTAGGTACCTTGTCCGCCAGGGGCTTTGTCCTTAAATAATGTTCATTCATCAAAAATAGTTGTCAGTAAGCATGGGCACTTAATCCTGATCAAGGAAATTTGACAGGCTTTGCTGTAATAAAAACACCCTGATACATAAGGTTCATTTACATCATTATTTGAATAATATAGTATTGATGGAATATCTAAACATgcttttttgtatattaaacgcTCAGCTCAAGTACATATATACCTAATCTACAATCAAAATCGAATATACTGTTTAATGGAATCGAATGGAACCATATCCATGTTTTAATATTTCTAAAGATGCATACACCAGTAGCTTTAGACAGTCATTGTGCACAGAATCCCAATCCTTGCAGTATATAATCCATATTGCACAGAAAACTGTATGTACTGTTTGCAAGGAATAATGATTTTTAGTATAACTGACATAAGTTTGCCTCTTGTATACACTAATCGGTTATCAATATCGGTTACCGTTTTAAAACAGCCCACGTTATATTGTTTTACACTACTAGCATACTGGTATTGTTTTAACTGTTGTCTACTGACAACACTGTAAGAAACGGAGCAGGATGACCTCGAGCTGCCCATACCGATGGACGAGATAGATAAAGATTTGAAGAATTAAAGAAAACGTGTAAGTAGGTTAACCCACCGCCATAAAATGAGTGAACAACATTTGACAACGGCAAATTTCCAATTTAAACAATGAACAGACTGAAATAATCCAGCATACACGTTTAGATTTTATTTGTCAGAACGAGTAGGGTCCTATGGTTCTTGTACTCTGCACCTTATATAAAAGAAAATCTATtaatctatgaagtttcatgttgaatctTCAAATATTGTATAAGCTATGCCCTCGATAAGAAACGCGAAGACCGCACAAACGattgatttaaaacaaatatacccAATATTGATTTATGCATAGCACTTCAATAGACTCAGCAATTAAAGTTGTAATCGTATACACATCGAAGTAACAATTTTAAGTCTAGAGGGACTTGAATCCCTAACTCGTTTAAATTACCTATACCATATTGTTTTTAAACGGGTGTTACTGTAGATGTGGTTGTTTGCAAGGTCtatacttttgtttattaaagAAATGATTGGGAACCAGAGTACAACTTaactttttttctcatttatttctcACATTTCTTTACAATGTATATACATCGATAATAACCAAAAAATAGAATACATAAGaaagtgtttgaaaaaaaaatacctttttgtactttaacatgtcaaatatttagcgtatgcgtgaatacattttaaacaaaattaacagtGTCAATGTCATATAGAGAACGAGTACATCTTAACTATCTTTAACCGATAGTCAAATATACGCGTTATACACGTATACCCGTCCGTTCCAACCTTCTACCACTGACAAAGCCGCTTAAGCAGTCATGTAGCTTATACATCATGTACACCTGAAATCACTCATTACACTGAAACAATAATTGAGTAATTGTGACGCAATAGATAATTAGTAAATATCagaaatttaatatgttttaaattaacaaatataagtgttgtATTTGTACATGGTCGTCATTAATGCTTCTTGTATTTGCCTGTTAAATAAAGAACactatatataaaaagaaacgCAAAATCGAAAGTGTGTGGATAAATAAACGGATGGAGAAATCAAATTCAATGTGAATCAGTGTCCAACTTTCAATGAATTAAAAGACAACTTGGATAGAAGAAGGTATATTATTTATTTGAGATTTTATACTTCACATGCATTATCTTACACCAGATGTAGGCGTGTTTCATACAAACCAGTGTCTTGTTTCTTAAACGATAGATTGGCTGGTTTTATTTATAGAACACATGAGCATGTTAACCAATTCATATaaattttaacatgtattatttGCGTCAATTTACAAGCTggcttaataaataaaacaaaatcagtAAACTATGACAAcaattgaaattattaaataatttcccATCTAAGTGTATCGATTTTAAATTGCAGTTTTGGGCTGTAATTACCTTTTGTATTCTCTTTTGTATTGCAACAATTTTATAAAAAGTTCAATTGATAACTAAGTTTCAGACATTCACCGAAAAATCAGTCATCTAAAATACATGAATGTAtatgcatttattaaacatgtttgtaaCCAGTTGTACGGGTAATTAGATCATTAAGCAATTGatatttaacaattatcaaaatCGAAAGTAAAGATAATTTATGTAACCGTTCAATAaactattttttgttattttaaaacttgTTATTATTATAAGGTTGCAGTTAATTGCATTTAATTGGAGATGGTTATTGCTTTAAAACGATTTGTCAAAAGGTTTTTAATGGGTAAcatttgaaatacaaaaatagaAATGTAATTTGGCGTTTTGCCACCAGTATAACTTCTTCTTTCTAAAATTGCGCCTTGATGATCTGAATACTGAACTATATGAAGCTGTGTCTCTAAATCTGTTCAAAGAAAAACGAAGAGCAGTATATTTTGTTTGAGTCTCATTTCGTTGTTCCTCAAAAGTACATAACGAGCCTGatagaaaacaaataaactaTTATGTATTCTGCTGTTAACAAAGCTATGTATGCTTAGTTCTTTCCCTCTAATATGAATATGTAATATGCAAATGCTTTAGTTATATATTCAACCGAGTTCGTTATCAAAATGCGTTAATATTAGCAGCATAACTTTCAGAAACGAAATAATCCCATATCGTCACTAAGAAACATCCTGGCGGCaggtttaaggtcaaaggtcaaatgttgaCATGAGCATGCAAGTGTTACCTTACCACCAATGTGCATCATGTTGAATCTGTGTGTTATACCTATGATCCTGGCTTAAAGTCAATGGTCAACTGTGGGCGTATACAGGTGTTTTTAATGTAACTTTTACATTCATCACCCAATTAGAAAATAACATATACACATGTGCAAAGTTTAAAGGTCAACGTAACACCCCGCGACATGTTACCGGCTGAAATcttaataacaatttgtttacagtttacAGTGTTTGCAACTTGAAAATTGCATAATTATGTACTCTTTTTGCAATAAGTTTGAATTGACCTTCAAAGCCTAACATAAATTTTGCAAATACACATATTATGAATTGtcatattgcattatttttccgCTAAGTATGTCTTATAGCAAGAGTTTAAACGTACATTTACTACACTCAAAATCATAACAGATTTAACTGAGTAATGACGGTAATCAGTCAAAACTCCGCAAATCAATGTACAGACTAATTGTGTTGCAGTTTGTGTTTCATTTCAGTGAATCAATTCATACCTAACAGCCTAAAGTAAGCGTCCAAATAGTGTGAAGGCAAAGCCGCAATATGTCGTCAAAACGATTGGTTGTCGCTGCTATTGATTTCGGTACTACTTATTCTGGCTACGCCTATTCGTTTCTAGACGAATTCAAAAGGGATCCCTTAAGGGTAGGCATATATTTAAGCATCGGTTATAACCAAATCATTAAAACGATTTTGACACTGCAATACAAAATGGGTGATTTTAGCTTTTGGTCGGCGACCTCGAAGCAAAACGTATGGTTGTAGTACATgtgaatatatatacatatgagtTTTATATTCAATGCAAATACGTCTTAAATCACATCCATTTATTGCGTAAATACTACGTCAGGGACAGAAACTTTATAAGAATTATTTCTTTTGTTTGAATCATTTtctttttatgattgtattgtgCATGATTGTTGTACATGGTTTTAGccaacacataaataaatatgtttaaactagtTTGAAAGCggtaaataagttaaatatattaatatgttttatatgttatgGACTTAAATAGTATGGgatttaaaatggatttaaataGTATTGCTAAAATGTGTTTGAATTTAAAAGGTTGTAATTAACATAAATTCGATTTAGTTGTAACTGATTGTATGTTAATTTCAATGCCCTTCTGAATTTAATGTACATGCTGTATTTGTTCTTTTTCAAGATCTATGCCAATAGTGATTGGAACGATGGCACTGGCATGGTCACATGTAAGGCACCGACCATCGTACTTTTCGACAAAAGTGGGAAATTCCATTCATTCGGTTACGAGGTATATACGCGTTCACGTATCTTTAAAAGGCGCGATATTGTTGTTATTACAGATAGTATATATTTAATTGCTATGTTGTTAATTCTTGTGATTTAAATATGTTTAGCTAATGACGACACATTCAATTCATTAGAAAATAATAACAAGTACTCTTTCATATTATATACAAGGCGGAAACAAAGTACAACAGTCTTGCTGCAACTGATGAACATATTGGCTGGAGATACTTCCGACGGTTCAAAATGGAGTTATTTAAAAAGGTGTTGTATGTTGTTCGACActtttccaaatatatatataaatcctGTAGGAAAATTTAGATAAGCCAATCTAAGCCAATTGAAATGCCCAGTTGGAGGCTTATGAATTGAACGCAGGTGGCTGAAATAACTGAACAGCTTTACGCGCAAAGATAAACATAGCATCACATTATCAATCAATATGTATGACTGGGAAATAACTTCAATATGTCAAACTTTTTTTCTTGTAGACCATTCGCAgagatataaaaataaaagacgCTCAGGAAAAGTTTATGCCAGCCATTGAGGTGTTTACCGCGGCGATTGCCTTTCTTAAGAATCATCTTTTAAAACGTTTGCAACAGAGAGACACTGGTTTTAGAGAAACAGACATCGACTGGGTTCTCACTGTTCCGGCAATCTGGAATGATGCTGCAAAACAATTTATGATTATGGCTGCAGGACAAGTAAGTTATCT encodes:
- the LOC127855399 gene encoding heat shock 70 kDa protein 12A-like isoform X2 — encoded protein: MDRPLKEGQDRNLAKLIIGLKLLIKVLINFIKLQCEEQHFGSNENDCTTCNFSTLTVHYSDEQQVEPAAVCSKCTMLAEIIRSKHVKSNPNWSNYATAANRQWQLMKCYIEDYGYSETANVEKAGLKALVQICTNHVDVKRAIGNGLSYLLTILHIHDRVIHTKDTHVSDELLHECLTNIEEALKNIDDPQRNQYLEEIKTLMNDTKHITVQDDMKRCIWVLKTINRYITTLEHSSSCSTPVKTLKEIKISQYKHMHKICPDIIKDINKRRDKVERYMFVAEHLFNDTRPEYLCPAEPNNKKRNEELNHWYTHTMLGSISDFVIDINEKMGRISKDVQDRESIIMPRRQNPNDNETEQGELSHQRVNTGNDSHNNEELRDHQMSPQPEFQLPYQENEPDFFNCKRLVVAAIDIGTTYSCYAYSFSDEFQRDRLQIYLNNHWTDGNQMHTCRAPTVALFDKNESLHSFGYDAESTYNNLVETNEHIEWKYFRYFKMHLFSNKKVIQKDIHDSHGKPMPAIKLFASVISFFKVHLLTRLQQRDIGFKDTDIDWVLTVPTIWNDAARRFMLMAAKEAGIPENRISFAYETEAAAIYCKESFTTTARQQDREAGRFPFRTGDKFMVIDLGGGTVDMTTHEVTDDETLDSLDTPSGGPWGGTLVDKHFHSLMANIFDNDVYTRFSNSFTCDKLDFDRTLEFQKRLFKPTEKFVLKLPDKILDCYKDIKNIPFEEALQAGRYQGNVCMKKGSLIVNGYLIEGIFNESKDRILEHVDMLLHKPENNGVNKLLLVGGFAESVIMQEALLSKFTSDYEVMITQQPDLAVVRGAVIYGHMLQYVCPRTSSYSYGISTSGRYDEDSPPIHKCSSLQEDKCEDVFKVLVRKGENLVCGQWSPEYRFRAPNCGENQVTMEIYRSDRDPPPLYVSECECLYELVLQLNNVDTTFKAEIGVQMSFSGRNVLVEAKELGNQNNMMTANIDWLK